The proteins below come from a single Anguilla rostrata isolate EN2019 chromosome 3, ASM1855537v3, whole genome shotgun sequence genomic window:
- the ccdc160 gene encoding coiled-coil domain-containing protein 160 homolog encodes MDRERARVEFPALDPQESDTETKPEEPHWVAELFRPHFTVLDLLEGSDGRPRLQEPSSPLQVASEKENQERSRRVQEIYRSALREVQLRESVQRRERLSKMTVREGESEETDPKRAGHKGMVPGQSEDEEGGKEEEEEGERCIWNERDLSALRRAVREVELDRRRLRAELRLARAEAGEQREERRRLQGLLDEREEQLGRAKRAAAQCKLRLDALRAEARGREARLERQAAEARDRAQEAQRAAAGTRKAEEEAREARRENAGLVRELERLRGQREEEDRRQAEVARVEREAALQGLQRELQAVRAELEAERQSHARSHTALELLRRHFTGHPPRETRESSADRISYI; translated from the coding sequence atggacagagagagagccagagtgGAGTTTCCAGCGCTAGATCCACAGGAATCAGATACGGAGACTAAGCCAGAGGAGCCACACTGGGTAGCAGAGCTGTTCCGTCCTCACTTCACGGTGCTTGACCTGCTCGAGGGCAGCGATGGAAGACCCAGGCTGCAGGAACCCAGCTCCCCCCTGCAGGTGGCTTCAGAGAAGGAGAACCAGGAGAGGAGCCGCAGGGTGCAGGAGATCTACAGGTCTGCCCTGCGGGAGGTgcagctgagagagagtgtacagaggagggagaggctATCAAAAATGACGGTCAGGGAGGGGGAATCGGAGGAGACGGACCCCAAACGTGCAGGCCACAAAGGCATGGTTCCCGGCCAgtctgaggatgaggaggggggaaaggaggaggaagaggagggggagaggtgcaTCTGGAACGAGCGGGACCTCTCGGCGCTGCGCAGGGCCGTGCGGGAGGTGGAGCTGGACCGCCGCCGGCTGAGGGCGGAGCTGAGGCTGGCGCGGGCGGAGGCTGGGGAGCAGCGGGaggagcggcggcggctgcaggggctgctggaCGAGCGGGAGGAGCAGCTGGGCCGGGCAAAGCGGGCGGCGGCACAGTGCAAGCTCCGTCTGGACGCGCTGAGGGCCGAGGCCCGCGGGAGAGAGGCACGGCTGGAGCGGCAGGCAGCCGAGGCCAGGGACAGGGCACAGGAAGCCCAGCGTGCCGCTGCGGGGACGAGGAAGGCCGAGGAAGAGGCGCGGGAGGCCAGGAGAGAGAACGCCGGCCTGGTCCGGGAGCTGGAGAGGCTGAGGGGccagcgggaggaggaggaccggAGGCAGGCCGAGGTGGCCCGGGTGGAGCGCGAGGCGGCCCTGCAGGGGCTGCAGAGGGAGCTGCAGGCGGTCCGCGCAGAGCTGGAGGCTGAGAGGCAGAGCCACGCCCGCAGCCATACCGCGCTGGAGCTCCTGCGCAGGCATTTCACTGGACACCCTCCACGGGAGACCAGGGAGAGCAGCGCCGACAGGATCTCATACATttag